A region of Ficedula albicollis isolate OC2 chromosome 10, FicAlb1.5, whole genome shotgun sequence DNA encodes the following proteins:
- the LOC107603859 gene encoding uncharacterized protein LOC107603859 isoform X1 — MEAGNSSSHPWAVSSESLDSCSTQPSCSTQNHCSTQPLHSTQTLCSTQNHCSTQPLCSTQNHCSTQPSHSTQTLCSTQNHCSTQPLCSTQNHCSTHTLCSMQTPCSTQNDCSTQPLCSTQNHCSTQTLVFNTNSMFNTKSLLNPTLAFNTNSMFNPTLVFNTNSMFNTKSLLNPTLTFNTNFMFSPTIMFNTNSMFNTKSLLNPTLVFNTNLVFNPTLVFDINFMFNTKLVFNPKLVFYTNFMLFPKLVFNKLHIQPKDVVQPKTCVQHKLRVQHKLHVQHKIGVQPKDGVQPKDGVQPCVSISTQSLCSTQILS, encoded by the exons atggaggctgggAACAGCTCCTCCCACCCATGGGCTGTGAGCAGTGAGAGCTTGGACTCGTGCTCAACCCAACCCTCGTGTTCAACACAAAATCACTGCTCAACCCAACCCTTGCATTCAACACAAACTCTATGTTCAACACAAAA TCACTGCTCAACCCAACCCTTGTGTTCAACACAAAATCACTGCTCAACCCAACCTTCGCATTCAACACAAACTCTATGTTCAA CACAAAATCACTGCTCAACCCAACCCTTGTGTTCAACACAAAATCACTGCTCAACCCACACCTTGTGTTCAATGCAAACTCCATGTTCAACCCAAAATGACTGTTCAACCCAACCCTTGTGTTCAACACAAAATCACTGCTCAACCCAAACCCTTGTATTCAACACAAACTCTATGTTCAACACAAAATCACTGCTCAACCCAACCCTTGCGTTCAACACAAACTCCATGTTCAACCCAACCCTCGTGTTCAACACAAACTCTATGTTCAACACAAAATCACTGCTCAACCCAACCCTTACGTTCAACACAAACTTCATGTTCAGCCCAACCATCATGTTCAACACAAACTCTATGTTCAACACAAAATCACTGCTCAACCCAACCCTTGTGTTCAACACAAACTTGGTGTTCAACCCAACCCTTGTGTTCGACATAAATTTCATGTTCAACACAAAATTGGTGTTCAACCCAAAACTTGTGTTCTACACAAATTTTATGCTCTTCCCAAAACTGGTGTTCAACAAACTCCATATTCAACCCAAAGATGTTGTTCAACCCAAAACTTGTGTTCAACACAAACTTCGTGTTCAACATAAACTTCATGTTCAACACAAAATCGGTGTTCAACCCAAAGATGGTGTTCAACCCAAAGATGGTGTTCAACCCTGTGTTTCCATTTCAACCCAAAGCTTGTGCTCAACCCAAATCCTGTCTTAA
- the LOC107603859 gene encoding uncharacterized protein LOC107603859 isoform X2: MEAGNSSSHPWAVSSESLDSCSTQPSCSTQNHCSTQPLHSTQTLCSTQNHCSTQPLCSTQNHCSTQPSHSTQTLCSTQNHCSTQPLCSTQNHCSTHTLCSMQTPCSTQNDCSTQPLCSTQNHCSTQTLVFNTNSMFNTKSLLNPTLAFNTNSMFNPTLVFNTNSMFNTKSLLNPTLTFNTNFMFSPTIMFNTNSMFNTKSLLNPTLVFNTNLVFNPTLVFDINFMFNTKLVFNPKLVFYTNFMLFPKLVFNKLHIQPKDVVQPKTCVQHKLRVQHKLHVQHKIGVQPKDGVQPKDGVQPCVSISTQSLCSTQILS; the protein is encoded by the exons atggaggctgggAACAGCTCCTCCCACCCATGGGCTGTGAGCAGTGAGAGCTTGGACTCGTGCTCAACCCAACCCTCGTGTTCAACACAAAATCACTGCTCAACCCAACCCTTGCATTCAACACAAACTCTA TGTTCAACACAAAATCACTGCTCAACCCAACCCTTGTGTTCAACACAAAATCACTGCTCAACCCAACCTTCGCATTCAACACAAACTCTATGTTCAA CACAAAATCACTGCTCAACCCAACCCTTGTGTTCAACACAAAATCACTGCTCAACCCACACCTTGTGTTCAATGCAAACTCCATGTTCAACCCAAAATGACTGTTCAACCCAACCCTTGTGTTCAACACAAAATCACTGCTCAACCCAAACCCTTGTATTCAACACAAACTCTATGTTCAACACAAAATCACTGCTCAACCCAACCCTTGCGTTCAACACAAACTCCATGTTCAACCCAACCCTCGTGTTCAACACAAACTCTATGTTCAACACAAAATCACTGCTCAACCCAACCCTTACGTTCAACACAAACTTCATGTTCAGCCCAACCATCATGTTCAACACAAACTCTATGTTCAACACAAAATCACTGCTCAACCCAACCCTTGTGTTCAACACAAACTTGGTGTTCAACCCAACCCTTGTGTTCGACATAAATTTCATGTTCAACACAAAATTGGTGTTCAACCCAAAACTTGTGTTCTACACAAATTTTATGCTCTTCCCAAAACTGGTGTTCAACAAACTCCATATTCAACCCAAAGATGTTGTTCAACCCAAAACTTGTGTTCAACACAAACTTCGTGTTCAACATAAACTTCATGTTCAACACAAAATCGGTGTTCAACCCAAAGATGGTGTTCAACCCAAAGATGGTGTTCAACCCTGTGTTTCCATTTCAACCCAAAGCTTGTGCTCAACCCAAATCCTGTCTTAA